A part of Plasmodium coatneyi strain Hackeri chromosome 8, complete sequence genomic DNA contains:
- a CDS encoding SICA antigen produces MIIDIHLEVLEECQKGDLHSLKEDFFGILVQEFMGPKFIKQEKAPKESVPSSESGFREEDFVPREDVPKEDVPKERVPSSDSGF; encoded by the coding sequence atgattattgatatccatttagaagtcttagaagaatgtcaaaaaggggacctgcaTTCGTTGAAAGAGGACTTTTTTggaattttggttcaagaatttatgggacccaaatttataaaacaagaaaaggcccctaaggaaagtgttccaagttcagaatccgggtttagggaggaagactttgttcctagggaagacgttcctaaggaagatgttcctaaggaacgtgttccaagttcagattccgggttttag